A genomic stretch from Falco naumanni isolate bFalNau1 chromosome 8, bFalNau1.pat, whole genome shotgun sequence includes:
- the INHA gene encoding inhibin alpha chain, translated as MPPCPGGSAAGRRARQAGRSLQQSPTSHRPTVCPMVMLLLLHLLPAMLPTAALASCTGAGADRQLVLAKVRARVLEHLSPPVLQEEAQKEARRVHRRHVLENPEVEPEELEDTSQVILFPSTDVPCEPTQPDKLLEEEGIFTYLFQPSAHTLSRTVTSAKLWFYTGPSAAPNHSAPDVLTLSPQGRMPVTAMVVQTPEHWTVFHFAPALLPQLLQPLFVLLVRCPGCPCLAEGDKMPFLVATTQAKGSERARRSTMPWSPAALSLLQRPSEDLAAHTNCRRASLNISFEELGWDKWIVHPSSFVFHYCHGSCAEGHGLSHRLGVQLCCAALPGTMRSLRVRTTSDGGYSFKYETVPNILAQDCTCV; from the exons ATGCCACCCTGCCCCGGGGGGAGTGCAGCAGGCAGACGGGctaggcaggcaggcaggagcctgcagcagagccccACAAGCCACCGGCCCACTGTGTGTCCCATGGTcatgctgctcctcctgcacctgctgcctgccatgCTGCCCACCGCTGCCCTGGCCAGCTGCACCGGCGCTGGTGCTGATCGGCAGCTCGTTCTGGCCAAGGTGCGGGCTCGGGTGCTGGAGCATCTGAGCCCCCCGGTTCTCCAGGAGGAGGCCCAGAAGGAAGCGAGGAGGGTACACCGGAGACACGTCCTTGAAAACCCTGAAGTTGagccagaggagctggaggacaCTTCCCAAGTGAtccttttcccttccacag ACGTGCCCTGCGAGCCCACACAGCCGGAcaagctgctggaggaagaaggaatttTCACCTACCTCTTCCAGCCCTCGGCGCACACCCTGAGCCGCACGGTGACCTCTGCCAAGCTCTGGTTTTACACCGGCCCCTCTGCTGCCCCCAACCACTCAGCCCCCGACGTGCTGACCCTGTCACCACAGGGCCGCATGCCGGTGACGGCCATGGTGGTGCAGACGCCCGAGCACTGGACTGTGTTTCACTTTGCCCCGgcactgctgccccagctctTGCAGCCGCTCTTCGTGCTCCTGGTGCGCTGTCCTGGATGCCCCTGCCTGGCCGAGGGGGACAAGATGCCCTTCTTGGTGGCCACCACCCAGGCCAAGGGCAGCGAGAGGGCTCGCCGCTCCACCATGCCCTGGTCCCCGGCTGCCCTGAGCCTGCTGCAGCGCCCATCTGAGGACCTGGCTGCCCATACCAACTGCCGCCGGGCTTCCCTCAACATCTCCTTcgaggagctgggctgggacaAGTGGATCGTACATCCCAGCAGCTTTGTTTTCCACTACTGTCATGGGAGCTGTGCCGAGGGCCATGGGCTGAGCCACCGCCTGggtgtgcagctctgctgtgccgCCCTGCCCGGCACCATGCGCTCCCTGCGCGTCCGCACCACCTCCGACGGTGGGTACTCCTTCAAGTACGAGACAGTGCCCAACATCCTGGCGCAGGACTGCACCTGCGTCTAG
- the LOC121093140 gene encoding gap junction gamma-1 protein-like, translated as MSWSFLTRLLEEINNHSTFVGKIWLTVLIVFRIVLTAVGGESIYYDEQSKFVCNTQQPGCENVCYDAFAPLSHVRFWIFQIIMVATPSVLYLGFAMHRIARMPESSRRRSLTARRARMPVVRRGAGRDYEEAEDDNEEDPMIFEEIEVEKEKSPEGGEKHDGRRRIKQDGLMRAYVLHLLCRSLLETAFLFGQYLLYRFEVSPSYVCSRSPCPHTVDCFVSRPTEKTIFLLVMYAVSGLCLFLNLCELVHLGVGRIRDALSQPDGPPLPAGGSPAPQYPKKAPGAPPTYHSLKKEPPRALLPDGKLDYRESLAVAGRFALAGAPPAHELDRLREHLRLAQEHLEVAFHLQPPPRPPSPARSSSPEANGIAAEQNRLNLAHEKGTAACDRTTGL; from the exons ATGAGCTGGAGTTTCCTGACACGGCTCCTGGAGGAGATCAACAACCACTCAACCTTCGTGGGCAAGATCTGGCTGACTGTCCTCATCGTCTTCCGCATCGTGTTGACAGCCGTGGGGGGAGAGTCCATCTACTACGACGAGCAGAGCAAATTTGTCTGTAACACACAGCAGCCGGGCTGCGAGAACGTCTGCTACGATGCCTTTGCCCCGCTCTCCCATGTCCGCTTCTGGATCTTCCAGATCATCATGGTGGCCACGCCATCAGTGCTGTACCTGGGCTTTGCCATGCACCGCATTGCCCGCATGCCTGAGTCCTCGCGGCGCCGCTCACTGACAGCCCGGCGGGCACGCATGCCGGTGGTGCGCCGGGGAGCTGGGCGGGACTATGAGGAGGCGGAGGATGATAACGAAGAAGACCCCATGATCTTTGAGGAAATCGaggtggagaaggagaagagcCCCGAGGGTGGGGAGAAGCATGACGGCCGGCGCCGCATCAAGCAGGACGGGCTGATGCGTGCCTACGTCCTGCACTTGCTGTGCCGCTCGCTGCTGGAGACAGCTTTCCTCTTTGGGCAGTACCTGCTGTACCGCTTCGAGGTGAGCCCCTCCTATGTCTGCAgccgcagcccctgcccgcaCACCGTCGACTGCTTTGTCTCCCGCCCCACCGAGAAGACCATCTTCCTCCTCGTCATGTACGCTGTCAGCGggctctgcctcttcctcaaCCTCTGTGAGCTCGTGCACCTTGGTGTGGGCCGCATCCGTGATGCCCTGAGTCAGCCCGACGGCCCCCCGCTCCCGGCTGGTGGCAGCCCTGCGCCGCAGTACCCCAAGAAAGCCCCCGGCGCACCCCCCACCTACCACTCACTGAAGAAGGAGCCGCCGCGAGCCCTGCTGCCAGATGGCAAGCTGGACTACCGGGAGAGCCTGGCGGTGGCAGGGCGCTTCGCCCTGGCCGGGGCTCCCCCGGCGCATGAGCTGGACCGGCTGCGTGAGCACCTGCGCCTGGCCCAGGAGCACCTGGAGGTGGCCTtccacctccagccccccccacggccccccagccctgcccgcagcagcagccccgaGGCCAATGGCATTGCTGCCGAGCAGAACCGCCTCAACCTTGCCCATGAGAAGGGGACCGCCGCCTGCGACAGGACCACAG GGCTGTGA